The following coding sequences are from one Pseudonocardia sp. HH130630-07 window:
- a CDS encoding histidine phosphatase family protein, translating into MPSAAPDATEDPISPRRRRDGLAAVFCSDLHRAVQTARIAFAGSGIPLLLDRRLRECDYGELNGRPSAEVLAQRTARVRLAYPGGESWTGAIARTAPVLTDLLARWDGRRVLLVGHVATRWTLDHLVDGAPVDDLVAADFG; encoded by the coding sequence GTGCCGTCGGCGGCACCGGACGCAACCGAGGATCCGATCAGCCCGCGTCGGCGGCGCGACGGCCTCGCCGCCGTGTTCTGCTCCGACCTGCACCGCGCGGTGCAGACGGCCCGGATCGCCTTCGCCGGGTCCGGGATCCCGCTCCTGCTCGACCGGCGATTGCGGGAGTGCGACTACGGCGAGCTCAACGGCCGCCCGAGCGCCGAGGTGCTCGCACAGCGGACCGCCCGGGTACGGCTGGCGTACCCGGGCGGGGAGAGCTGGACGGGTGCGATCGCGCGGACCGCACCCGTCCTCACCGATCTGCTGGCCCGGTGGGACGGTCGCCGGGTCCTGCTGGTCGGGCACGTCGCCACGAGGTGGACCCTCGACCACCTCGTCGACGGTGCCCCGGTCGACGACCTGGTCGCGGCCGACTTCGGCTGA
- the putP gene encoding sodium/proline symporter PutP — MPDQTFQVTALVVYFAVMIGIGWYAYRQTADHEGYMLAGRQLPPWTAALSAGASDMSGWLMMGLPGAIYASGLIEAWIAIGLTAGAYLNWKFVAPRLRSYTEVARNSITIPSFFENRLHDTSRALRVASGAIVLVFFTFYVSSMMVAGGEFFVLAFGGTYLTGMIIVAVVTLAYTMIGGFLGASLTDVVQGLMMMLALLVVPVIAIAAIGGPGETMAGVNEIDPTRLSFIGGAALSATTVLGIISAAAWGLGYFGQPHVIVRFMAMRDAASAGPARRIGMSWMIATLVGAVTCGVVGIAFFHRTGATLDNPELVVLEMSRILLHPLVVGFVFAAVLAAIMSTVSSQLIVSSSAFVEDLYKVVGRDASPERLMALGRGCVLAVAVIAGLLALNPSGTILDLVAFAWAGFGASFGPAVLLCLFWRRLTNWGALAGMIVGAVTVFVWDAYAPQIAGVDLYEIIPGFLANVLVAVVVSRATWVPNAELEREFDAAAELASGRVTTAS; from the coding sequence ATGCCGGACCAGACCTTCCAGGTCACCGCACTCGTCGTCTACTTCGCCGTCATGATCGGCATCGGCTGGTACGCCTATCGGCAGACCGCCGACCACGAGGGCTACATGCTGGCCGGGCGGCAACTCCCGCCCTGGACGGCGGCGCTGAGTGCCGGCGCCTCGGACATGTCGGGCTGGCTGATGATGGGGCTGCCCGGGGCGATCTACGCCTCCGGGCTGATCGAGGCCTGGATCGCGATCGGGCTGACCGCGGGCGCGTACCTGAACTGGAAGTTCGTGGCGCCGCGCCTGCGGTCCTACACCGAGGTCGCCCGGAACTCGATCACCATCCCGAGCTTCTTCGAGAACCGGTTGCACGACACCTCCCGTGCGCTGCGGGTGGCGTCGGGCGCCATCGTGCTGGTGTTCTTCACCTTCTACGTGTCGTCGATGATGGTCGCCGGGGGCGAGTTCTTCGTGCTCGCCTTCGGCGGCACGTACCTGACCGGCATGATCATCGTGGCCGTCGTGACCCTGGCCTACACGATGATCGGCGGGTTCCTCGGGGCGTCGCTGACCGACGTCGTGCAGGGCCTGATGATGATGCTCGCGCTGCTGGTCGTGCCGGTCATCGCGATCGCCGCGATCGGCGGTCCCGGCGAGACGATGGCGGGCGTGAACGAGATCGACCCGACCCGGCTGTCGTTCATCGGCGGTGCGGCGCTGTCCGCGACGACCGTGCTCGGCATCATCTCGGCCGCCGCCTGGGGCCTGGGCTACTTCGGCCAGCCGCACGTCATCGTGCGGTTCATGGCCATGCGGGACGCCGCCTCCGCGGGCCCGGCCCGCCGGATCGGGATGAGCTGGATGATCGCGACCCTGGTCGGGGCGGTCACCTGCGGCGTCGTCGGGATCGCGTTCTTCCACCGGACCGGGGCCACGCTGGACAACCCCGAGCTGGTCGTGCTGGAGATGTCGCGGATCCTGCTGCACCCGCTGGTCGTCGGGTTCGTGTTCGCCGCCGTGCTGGCCGCCATCATGAGCACGGTGTCCAGCCAGCTGATCGTCAGCTCGTCGGCGTTCGTCGAGGACCTCTACAAGGTCGTCGGGCGGGACGCCTCCCCGGAGCGGCTGATGGCGCTCGGCCGGGGCTGCGTGCTGGCCGTCGCCGTGATCGCCGGGCTGCTGGCGCTCAACCCGAGCGGCACGATCCTGGACCTGGTGGCGTTCGCCTGGGCCGGCTTCGGCGCCTCGTTCGGCCCGGCCGTGCTGCTGTGCCTGTTCTGGCGCCGGCTCACCAACTGGGGTGCGCTGGCCGGGATGATCGTCGGTGCGGTCACGGTGTTCGTGTGGGACGCCTACGCCCCGCAGATCGCCGGCGTCGACCTCTACGAGATCATCCCGGGCTTCCTGGCGAACGTGCTGGTCGCGGTCGTCGTGAGCCGGGCGACCTGGGTCCCGAACGCCGAGCTGGAGCGCGAGTTCGACGCGGCGGCGGAGCTGGCCTCCGGCCGGGTCACCACCGCGTCCTAG